The proteins below come from a single Eucalyptus grandis isolate ANBG69807.140 chromosome 3, ASM1654582v1, whole genome shotgun sequence genomic window:
- the LOC120291705 gene encoding umecyanin-like, whose translation MADAKITACLLGVVVTLLSCAEATNYTVGGSEGWKIPSSAGAYSDWASQHTFEVGDVLVFDFDSSNNDVGDVTKEDYDACNTDSPFTVLSTSPANYSLDTAGDYYFLCTTAGHCSQGQKLAITVTEPPSGPTSSLPGSPPPPSPTTGATTSPPSAGSSLGIARLVLLVSILMGLLC comes from the exons ATGGCCGACGCGAAAATCACAGCCTGTCTGCTCGGGGTCGTGGTCACGCTTTTATCGTGCGCCGAGGCGACGAATTACACAGTGGGAGGTTCTGAGGGATGGAAGATCCCTTCTAGCGCCGGCGCGTATTCCGACTGGGCGAGCCAACACACGTTCGAGGTCGGCGACGTTCTAG TGTTCGATTTCGACTCGAGCAACAACGACGTTGGGGACGTGACCAAGGAAGACTATGACGCCTGCAACACCGACTCCCCATTCACAGTCCTGTCCACTTCTCCGGCTAATTACTCCCTGGATACCGCCGGCGACTATTACTTCCTCTGCACCACCGCAGGCCACTGTTCCCAGGGTCAAAAGCTGGCCATCACCGTCACGGAGCCTCCGAGCGGCCCAACCTCCAGCCTGCCGGGATCTCCACCGCCGCCATCCCCCACCACTGGCGCGACCACATCTCCGCCAAGTGCTGGCTCGTCTCTCGGTATTGCACGTCTAGTCCTTCTTGTGTCCATTCTCATGGGCTTATTGTGTTAG